A genomic window from Vigna radiata var. radiata cultivar VC1973A chromosome 2, Vradiata_ver6, whole genome shotgun sequence includes:
- the LOC106777468 gene encoding uncharacterized protein LOC106777468, whose protein sequence is MIVIIQYIQDLILWKSVCPHHFPTLGHIFSLLHHYEICCVHCLCLKQLALFLCREGCGSYMHQAHSSSCSLSSLAEVAREDNLWLLRQNGHNHMALCSSTAYIASIIECVVVSPLAKEKNKWNPFSLSVIFYIL, encoded by the exons ATGATAGTGATCATTCAGTATATTCAAGATCTTATCTTATGGAAATCTGTGTGCCCCCATCACTTTCCAACTCTTGGTCACATATTCTCGCTGCTCCATCATTATGAAATATGTTGTGTACACTGTCTTTGCCTGAAACAGCTTGCCCTATTTCTTTGTAGAGAAGGCTGTGGATCATACATGCATCAGGCCCACTCATCTTCTTGTTCTCTCTCTTCATTG GCAGAAGTAGCACGTGAGGATAACTTGTGGCTTCTGCGTCAAAATGGACATAATCACATGGCACTGTGTAGTAGTACTGCATACATTGCTTCCATTATTGAGTGTGTGGTTGTATCTCCTTTGGCAAAGGAGAAAAACAAATGGAATCCTTTCAGTTTGTCTGTAATATTCTATATTCTATAG